Below is a genomic region from Burkholderiales bacterium.
ATGGTCTGAGAAATCGGGGTCAGGTCCACATTTTCGGAAATGTGGACCTGACCCCATTTAAAGATGTACGACATCTTTCGCATTCAGCTCGCCGTCGACATCGTTGCGAAGAGCGGGGCGCCTTCCTCTTCGCGCGATGTCGTGCCTCTGATACGGGCGATACCACACGCGACCATCGTGCCGCACGGCATGCAGGTGCAGTGGTACGTGAACCAGGAGCAGCCGCACCTTCCCTCCGTCCCGGATTTTCCGGACACCCATCTCGTCTGGGAGGTGCTGTTCAACGGCAGCTCGCCGTTTCGCGACGCGTCCTATCGCTGCGCGTTGAGAACGACAACCGACGACATGAAGACGCCACTCGTGCATTGCTCGGAAGCGCAGCCGGTCCACGTCGAGCAGCAGGGAATCTTCACGTACGACGTTCGACTGTCCGATGAGAGCGGCCGTACGATCTCGCTCGAGCACGCGGTGTTGATCGTTTCTTGAGCGCCCATGGTTGCGCGCAGCCTGCTCGTTCTGCTTGCCGCGCTCGCGCTGTCGACGGCGGTGTCGGCCGCGGAGCCGCAGGCGCCCGCGCCGCCATCCGATCAACGCCGCGCGCAGCCCGAGACCGAGCGGCTCTCGCCCAGGCCGCGCGTGGGACCCGTCATGAGCAATCGCTGCTATACCGTCGCCGCGAACTGCATCCTGAGCGACTCGCAGCCGCGCGATTCGAAGTGCTGGTGCGCGACGCCTTTCGGCCCGTCTTACGGCACCGCCAGGTAGAAATCCGAAATCCGGGTCAGAGTCATATTTCGACAGGGGGAGAAGAGCGCATGCGCATCCACAACCTGTACGCCGACGCGAACGGCGAGTCGCACTTCCGCGACATCGAGATCGAATGGGCCGAGGAGCGGCGCGGCAGCAAGCTGTCGAAACGGCTGCCCGCCAACGGCGTCATCTTTCGCGAGACGGTGGCCGAGTACGACCTCGACTGGCATCCCGCGCCGCGGCGCCAGTACATCGTCAACCTCGACGCCGGCGTGCGCATCACGGCGAGCGACGGCGAGAGCCGCGTCATCAGCGCCGGCGAGATCATCCTGGTCGAGGACACCACCGGCAAAGGCCATCTGTCGCAGGGTCTCGGGCAGATGCGCCACAGCCTCTTCATTCCGCTGGAATAAAGGTCCACACCGCTGGTCGGCGCGGCCTGAAGGCCGCACCTCCCCGCGTGAAAGCGCGCTTAGGCGCCTGGCGGCGCTACATCCAATTAAAAAGGCGGGCACTCGGGCCCGCCCTTTTGTTGCGAGGGTCCGACCCCGGCTTCTTCGGGGTCGGACCCTGGTTTTACCCGCGTTACTTCGCCGGCGGCGGCATATCGGGCTTGCTCTCGCTCACGCCGCTGGGATCGGTCGTCTTGCGGTTGTCGATGATCTCCTTGGTCTTCTTCTTGGTCTTCTTGGCCGCGCGCTTGGTCTTCTCCTTGGCGTTGTGGGCCTTCTCCTTCACGTATTCCTTCGCCTTCTCGGTCTTGGTCTCGGCTTTCGGCTGGTCGGCCGGGACGGTGGTCGTGTCGGCGGCGAGCACCGGCAGGGACGACAGGACGAGGCTGCCCGCGAACATCGCGATGACGATAGACTTCATGTGGGTTTCTCCTTTAGAACAAGTTGGAATAATTGAAGCGGCGGTGCTCCAGGCTACCCTCTGCCAGAACCGTGCCGCTCGTTTGTGGGGGATTTGTGATGAGCTATGCAGCCCGGGTATTCGTATCCGCAGTCATGGTCGGCACATTCGGGATCGCGGGCGCTCAATCGCCGCGTGAGGTGCCGGCGCGCGCGCTGCCGGTGCCCGACACCGTGAGCCCGCAGATGCAGAAGATCATCGGTGCGCCGCTCTCGGCGACGTGGAACAACTATCCGAAGACACCGGAAGCGTGGAAGGCGGAGACGAACAAGGCCGCCGCGGCCGCTGCCAAACGTCTCCCCGCCATGCGCGCTGCGCTCGGGGTGAGCATCGAGCCGGCGACGATAGCCGGCGTGAAAGCCTACCTGCTCACGCCCGCTGTCATCCCGCCGCAGAACAGGAACCGCCTTCTGGTCCACCTTCACGGCGGCTGCTATGTCAGCAATCCCGGCGAGTCGGGAACGGCGGAGGCGACGATGATGGCCGGATTCGGCGGCTTCAAGGTGCTTTCGGTCGATTACCGCATGCCGCCCGACCATCCGTTCCCGGCCGCGCTCGACGACGCGATCGCCGTGTGGAAAGCCGCGCAGAAGATGGCGCCGGCGAAGAACATGGGCGTCATCGGCTCGTCCGCGGGCGGCGGGCTCACGCTCGCGATGGTGCTCAAGGCGAAGATGGACAAACTGCCGCTGCCCGGAGCGATCGCGCCCGGCACGCCGATGTCGGACCTGAGCGGAGCCGGCGATTCGTTCCACACCAACGCGATGGTCGACAATGTGCTCGTCGCGTACGGCGCGAGCTGCGACGCGCGCGCGGCGATGTATGCTAACGGCCGCGATCTCAAGGACCCGCTGCTCTCGCCGGTCTACGGCGATCTGTCGGGCTTTCCGCCGACGATACTCAACACCGGCACGCGCGATCTCCTGTTGAGCAACACCGTGCGCGTGCATCGCAAGCTGCGCCAGGCCGGCGTCGAAGCCGCGCTCTACGTGCACGAGGGCCAGGCGCACGGCGGCTGGTATCGCGATTACACCGCGCCGGAAGCGAAGGAGACCTTCGAGGAGATCGCGCGGTTCTTCGACAAACACCTGGGGAAATGATGAGCAAAGCCAGACTGATTTACTTCGACGCTCCCGTCAGCCGCGGCGAGGAATGCCGCCTCGCGCTACACCTTGCCGGCGTCGATTTCGAGGACGTGCGTATCAAAGGAGCCGACTGGCCGGGCATGAAGGACAGCACGCCCTACGGCGCGCTGCCGGTGCTCGAGCTGCCGGGCAAGCCGCCGCTCGCGCAGTCCAACGCGATCCTGGTGATGATCGGCCGTGCGCACGGCCTGCATCCGAAGGACGACTTCGAGGCCGCTCGCCACGAAGGCATGATGCAGCACGTGGAGGACCTGCGCGGCGCGGTCGGGCCGACGATCCGCATGAGCGATGCCGAGAAGAAAGCGGCAAGGGTAGCGCTCGCGTCAGGCTATATGCCGCAGTGGGCGCAGGCGGCGGAGAAGAACCTCGGCGACGGCCCGTTCTTCGGCGGCGACAAGATCAGCGTCGTCGATCTCAAGCTGCACATGGCGGTGCGCTGGTTCATCGGCGGCAAGGTCGACCACATTCCGGCGACGATCTTCTCGGCGTACCCGAAGCTCATGCGCGTGCACGACGCGGTGCGCGATCATGCGGGCGTGAAATCCTGGTACGCGTAAGTGCAACACGGAAGAAGCAACGATGAGTGAAGACCAGAACGTCGAATACACCTGCGAAGACGGGATTGCAGTGATCGCGATCAACCGTCCGCAAAAGCTCAACGCGATCGACGATGCCATGGTGAGGTCGATCATGGCGGCGCTGCATCAGTTCGACATGGACGATGAAGCGCACACCGCGATCCTCTGCGGAAACGGCCGAGCGTTCTGCAGCGGCGCGGACGTGAGGGCGAGGCAGGCGCGCAGTGCGGAGGACCTGAAGCGGACAGGCGGTCCTTCGGCGCAGGACGCCAAAGGCACGGACATCTTCATACGCTCGGTGAACTGGAAGCCGGTGGTCGCCGCGGTTCACGGCTATGTGCTCGGGCTGGGGATCGGTCTTGCGCTGGATTGCGAGCTGGTCGTCGCCGAGGCCGGCACGAAGTTCCAGATCACCGAGACGCCCCGCGGCCTGTCGGGTTCGGGCAAGTACATGAACCTGCTCGCTTACCGCGGGCTCGGCAGCTTCGCGACCGAGGTCACGCTGACGGGGCGGTACTTCACCGCGGAGGAAGCGCTCGCCGCCGGCGTGATCGACCGGGTGGCGCCTGCCGGCAAGTATATGGAAGTGGCCCGTGAGCTCGCTGCGGCGATCAACAAGAACCCGCCGCTTGCAGTGCGCGCGAGCGTCATGCAGCGGCGCTGGCAGATCGAGGACAACCGCCGCGAAGCCATCCGCTACCAGGGTCTGAACAAGCTGTACCTGACCGAGGATTTCGCGGAAGCCACTCGCGCTTTCGTCGAAAAGCGCAAGCCCAGGGGATTCAAGGCGCGTTGAGGGAGCTCTGATTGAGCACTGATGTCATTGCGAGGAGCGGAAGCGACGAAGCAATCCCGGAGGGTCCGCTGCGTG
It encodes:
- a CDS encoding alpha/beta hydrolase, which produces MSYAARVFVSAVMVGTFGIAGAQSPREVPARALPVPDTVSPQMQKIIGAPLSATWNNYPKTPEAWKAETNKAAAAAAKRLPAMRAALGVSIEPATIAGVKAYLLTPAVIPPQNRNRLLVHLHGGCYVSNPGESGTAEATMMAGFGGFKVLSVDYRMPPDHPFPAALDDAIAVWKAAQKMAPAKNMGVIGSSAGGGLTLAMVLKAKMDKLPLPGAIAPGTPMSDLSGAGDSFHTNAMVDNVLVAYGASCDARAAMYANGRDLKDPLLSPVYGDLSGFPPTILNTGTRDLLLSNTVRVHRKLRQAGVEAALYVHEGQAHGGWYRDYTAPEAKETFEEIARFFDKHLGK
- a CDS encoding glutathione S-transferase family protein, translated to MSKARLIYFDAPVSRGEECRLALHLAGVDFEDVRIKGADWPGMKDSTPYGALPVLELPGKPPLAQSNAILVMIGRAHGLHPKDDFEAARHEGMMQHVEDLRGAVGPTIRMSDAEKKAARVALASGYMPQWAQAAEKNLGDGPFFGGDKISVVDLKLHMAVRWFIGGKVDHIPATIFSAYPKLMRVHDAVRDHAGVKSWYA
- a CDS encoding enoyl-CoA hydratase/isomerase family protein — protein: MSEDQNVEYTCEDGIAVIAINRPQKLNAIDDAMVRSIMAALHQFDMDDEAHTAILCGNGRAFCSGADVRARQARSAEDLKRTGGPSAQDAKGTDIFIRSVNWKPVVAAVHGYVLGLGIGLALDCELVVAEAGTKFQITETPRGLSGSGKYMNLLAYRGLGSFATEVTLTGRYFTAEEALAAGVIDRVAPAGKYMEVARELAAAINKNPPLAVRASVMQRRWQIEDNRREAIRYQGLNKLYLTEDFAEATRAFVEKRKPRGFKAR